The Juglans microcarpa x Juglans regia isolate MS1-56 chromosome 2S, Jm3101_v1.0, whole genome shotgun sequence genome has a window encoding:
- the LOC121252194 gene encoding uncharacterized protein LOC121252194 isoform X1 → MSFEEKAKYTNHAREVWDNYLSTTPARTPKPRKQTKLVTRCSPGRLFNVLQRLTPEQKTAVKSMGFGSLLDLRCRTLRRSLCLWLLERFNTTRRSLEICGEWIPLSPKDVEVVMGLVASGKDVVNSGPDDLIADLRCSYNATNRGISVRLLEERLAAPEAGEDFKRSFVLYALGTLLSPTARLDVSPSFLHFLTNMDAVHQYNWGKFLLDRLVREVSRFRQGKQRAVGGCLLFLQLFYYESISVDGPGPFATAVVPCLSSWGEEEITEREKRERELGGYGLGEVICKERCLGMEPSECRDQLDGPPVHSITTTVVRGPTFGQEGNQADKAKMNGQITMREEDMPILIRSKDVVCGDIEVVVDSVRMACRNSEYGCNETVDYINNFHEETCTYAPCSCPLPDCDFIGSSDQLSLHFSSKHWDSGRRFRYNVPLAVSLRMKEQFLVLQAEEDGVLFLLNRSVESIGNAVMLTCVGPSSSKARFLYDLVSVRGSSSTLRLKSVTENFPGRLEGFPPLDFLLIPFRYVSFSGHINLDVCIWNSTDIDADCP, encoded by the exons ATGAGCTTTGAAGAGAAAGCAAAATACACTAATCATGCTCGTGAAGTGTGGGATAACTACTTGAGTACAACTCCTGCTCGCACCCCCAAGCCAAGGAAACAG ACTAAACTAGTCACAAGATGTTCTCCGGGACGTTTATTCAATGTATTACAGCGCCTCACACCTGAGCAGAAGACTGCAGTGAAGAGCATGGGATTTGGCAGCCTCCTCGACCTAAGATGTAGGACACTCCGCCGTAGTTTGTGCCTATGGTTATTGGAGAGGTTCAATACTACAAGACGAAGCTTGGAGATTTGTGGTGAGTGGATTCCTTTATCTCCAAAAGATGTAGAGGTTGTGATGGGATTAGTAGCTAGTGGAAAAGATGTAGTGAACTCAGGGCCAGATGATTTAATCGCAGACTTACGTTGTAGTTACAATGCTACAAATCGTGGGATTTCAGTACGACTTCTAGAGGAGCGACTGGCAGCTCCAGAAGCAGGAGAGGATTTTAAGAGGTCATTTGTCCTCTATGCCTTGGGCACTCTTTTGTCCCCAACAGCGAGGTTGGATGTTAGCCCATCATTCCTCCATTTTTTGACAAATATGGATGCTGTCCATCAGTACAACTGGGGAAAATTCTTGCTTGACCGGCTAGTTCGAGAAGTATCTCGCTTTCGTCAAGGGAAGCAACGGGCAGTTGGTGGTTGTCTTTTGTTTCTCCAG CTCTTTTACTATGAGAGCATCTCTGTTGATGGACCAGGTCCTTTTGCCACTGCAGTTGTTCCATGCTTGTCTTCATGGGGTGAGGAGGAGATTACTGAGAGAGAAAAACGAGAAAGAGAGCTAGGTGGTTATGGTTTAGGAGAG GTGATCTGCAAGGAACGTTGTCTTGGTATGGAGCCGTCAGAGTGCAGGGATCAATTGGATGGCCCACCAGTACACAGCATAACCACCACGGTTGTGCGTGGCCCTACTTTTGGCCAGGAGGGGAATCAG GCTGACAAAGCAAAAATGAACGGGCAGATTACTATGCGTGAG GAAGATATGCCAATTCTTATCAGGAGTAAAGATGTAGTCTGTGGGGACATTGAGGTGGTTGTTGATTCAGTCAGAATGGCTTGCAGGAACAGTGAGTATGGGTGCAATGAAACAGTGGATTACATTAACAACTTCCATGAAGAAACATGCACTTACGCTCCATGTTCATGCCCGCTGCCAGATTGCGACTTTATTGGTTCATCTGATCAGTTGTCACTACACTTCAGCAGTAAACATTGGGATTCTGGAAGGCGCTTCAGGTATAATGTGCCGTTGGCCGTCTCCTTAAGGATGAAGGAGCAATTCCTTGTTCTCCAAGCAGAAGAGGATGGTGTTCTTTTTCTCCTCAACAGGAGTGTTGAAAGTATTGGGAACGCGGTCATGTTAACCTGTGTTGGGCCAAGCTCTTCAAAGGCAAGGTTCTTGTATGATCTTGTATCGGTAAGAGGAAGCAGCAGCACTTTGAGATTAAAGTCAGTGACGGAGAATTTTCCTGGACGGTTAGAAGGTTTTCCGCCATTGGATTTTCTTCTAATTCCATTTCGTTATGTTAGTTTTTCTGGGCATATCAACTTGGACGTCTGTATATGGAATTCTACAGATATTGATGCTGACTGtccttaa
- the LOC121252194 gene encoding uncharacterized protein LOC121252194 isoform X2, whose product MSFEEKAKYTNHAREVWDNYLSTTPARTPKPRKQTKLVTRCSPGRLFNVLQRLTPEQKTAVKSMGFGSLLDLRCRTLRRSLCLWLLERFNTTRRSLEICDLRCSYNATNRGISVRLLEERLAAPEAGEDFKRSFVLYALGTLLSPTARLDVSPSFLHFLTNMDAVHQYNWGKFLLDRLVREVSRFRQGKQRAVGGCLLFLQLFYYESISVDGPGPFATAVVPCLSSWGEEEITEREKRERELGGYGLGEVICKERCLGMEPSECRDQLDGPPVHSITTTVVRGPTFGQEGNQADKAKMNGQITMREEDMPILIRSKDVVCGDIEVVVDSVRMACRNSEYGCNETVDYINNFHEETCTYAPCSCPLPDCDFIGSSDQLSLHFSSKHWDSGRRFRYNVPLAVSLRMKEQFLVLQAEEDGVLFLLNRSVESIGNAVMLTCVGPSSSKARFLYDLVSVRGSSSTLRLKSVTENFPGRLEGFPPLDFLLIPFRYVSFSGHINLDVCIWNSTDIDADCP is encoded by the exons ATGAGCTTTGAAGAGAAAGCAAAATACACTAATCATGCTCGTGAAGTGTGGGATAACTACTTGAGTACAACTCCTGCTCGCACCCCCAAGCCAAGGAAACAG ACTAAACTAGTCACAAGATGTTCTCCGGGACGTTTATTCAATGTATTACAGCGCCTCACACCTGAGCAGAAGACTGCAGTGAAGAGCATGGGATTTGGCAGCCTCCTCGACCTAAGATGTAGGACACTCCGCCGTAGTTTGTGCCTATGGTTATTGGAGAGGTTCAATACTACAAGACGAAGCTTGGAGATTTGTG ACTTACGTTGTAGTTACAATGCTACAAATCGTGGGATTTCAGTACGACTTCTAGAGGAGCGACTGGCAGCTCCAGAAGCAGGAGAGGATTTTAAGAGGTCATTTGTCCTCTATGCCTTGGGCACTCTTTTGTCCCCAACAGCGAGGTTGGATGTTAGCCCATCATTCCTCCATTTTTTGACAAATATGGATGCTGTCCATCAGTACAACTGGGGAAAATTCTTGCTTGACCGGCTAGTTCGAGAAGTATCTCGCTTTCGTCAAGGGAAGCAACGGGCAGTTGGTGGTTGTCTTTTGTTTCTCCAG CTCTTTTACTATGAGAGCATCTCTGTTGATGGACCAGGTCCTTTTGCCACTGCAGTTGTTCCATGCTTGTCTTCATGGGGTGAGGAGGAGATTACTGAGAGAGAAAAACGAGAAAGAGAGCTAGGTGGTTATGGTTTAGGAGAG GTGATCTGCAAGGAACGTTGTCTTGGTATGGAGCCGTCAGAGTGCAGGGATCAATTGGATGGCCCACCAGTACACAGCATAACCACCACGGTTGTGCGTGGCCCTACTTTTGGCCAGGAGGGGAATCAG GCTGACAAAGCAAAAATGAACGGGCAGATTACTATGCGTGAG GAAGATATGCCAATTCTTATCAGGAGTAAAGATGTAGTCTGTGGGGACATTGAGGTGGTTGTTGATTCAGTCAGAATGGCTTGCAGGAACAGTGAGTATGGGTGCAATGAAACAGTGGATTACATTAACAACTTCCATGAAGAAACATGCACTTACGCTCCATGTTCATGCCCGCTGCCAGATTGCGACTTTATTGGTTCATCTGATCAGTTGTCACTACACTTCAGCAGTAAACATTGGGATTCTGGAAGGCGCTTCAGGTATAATGTGCCGTTGGCCGTCTCCTTAAGGATGAAGGAGCAATTCCTTGTTCTCCAAGCAGAAGAGGATGGTGTTCTTTTTCTCCTCAACAGGAGTGTTGAAAGTATTGGGAACGCGGTCATGTTAACCTGTGTTGGGCCAAGCTCTTCAAAGGCAAGGTTCTTGTATGATCTTGTATCGGTAAGAGGAAGCAGCAGCACTTTGAGATTAAAGTCAGTGACGGAGAATTTTCCTGGACGGTTAGAAGGTTTTCCGCCATTGGATTTTCTTCTAATTCCATTTCGTTATGTTAGTTTTTCTGGGCATATCAACTTGGACGTCTGTATATGGAATTCTACAGATATTGATGCTGACTGtccttaa
- the LOC121252287 gene encoding uncharacterized protein LOC121252287 isoform X2 yields the protein MEDHFVLLVDRLLTESTLQAAIESKYWGQQTAPSTSKDLLSSSYRMDVNSSFSPSKLVECRICHDEDEESNMETPCSCCGSLKHAHRKCVQRWCNVKGDNICEICLQQYKPGYTAPPPLFHYGGIPINFSGNWEMSRRDLHNSQFMPMVATDSEILDADFDEYSAPTSRSLLCCRVIAIIFMVLLLLRHTLPFIISGAGEYSLTLLTLLMLRTIGILLPIYIMFRAFTAIQRRRHHQDSQSIATSDGTNNLPQHQSRFIRVL from the exons ATGGAGGATCATTTTGTGTTGCTGGTGGATCGGTTACTCACTGAATCTACTCTTCAAGCTGCTATTGAGAGCAAATACTGGGGGCAGCAAACCGCACCCTCAACAAGCAAAGATTTGTTGAGTTCTTCCTATAGGATGGATGTCAATAGTAGTTTCTCACCAAGTAAATTGGTAGAGTGTAGGATCTGCCACGATGAGGATGAGGAGTCCAACATGGAGACGCCTTGTTCTTGCTGTGGCAGCTTGAAG CATGCACACCGCAAATGTGTGCAAAGGTGGTGCAATGTGAAGGGAGACAACATCTGTGAGATTTGCCTCCAG CAATATAAGCCGGGTTATACAGCACCTCCTCCACTGTTTCACTATGGTGGTATTCCAATTAACTTCAG TGGAAATTGGGAAATGTCTAGAAGGGACCTGCACAACTCTCAATTTATGCCAATGGTTGCTACTGATAGTGAAATTTTAGACGCTGACTTTGATGAATATTCAGCTCCCACTTCAAGAAGCCTGCTTTGCTGCCGAGTAATCGCTATAatt TTTATGGTTCTTCTGCTTTTACGACATACTCTACCATTCATAATCAGTGGAGCTGGAGAATACTCATTGACATTGTTGACG CTACTGATGTTGAGGACCATTGGGATTCTTTTGCCCATCTATATCATGTTTAGAGCATTCACTGCTATCCAGCGTCGACGACATCATCAG GATTCTCAGTCCATTGCCACATCAGATGGGACAAACAACTTACCTCAGCATCAATCACGTTTTATTCGTGTGCTGTAG
- the LOC121252135 gene encoding protein FAR1-RELATED SEQUENCE 5-like, with protein sequence MTQRSKREKDGTVKYVTVGCARGGKARNRSSNVSKPRPTSKTDCKVRMNVMLKDGKLCVTSVVNTHNHGLSPRKSRFFRCSREVNESVRRVLDTNDEAGIRMNKSFHALVTEAGGYENVPFGEKDCRNYIDKARHLRLGKGGAQALFQYFRRMQNKNDGFFSLMELDDDDRLKSVFWADARSRGADNYFGDVVTFDTTYLTNRYGMPFAPFVGVNHHGQSILLGAGLISSEDTESFIWLFKTWLDCMDGKAPNAIITDQDRAMKNAIAIVFPNTRHRYCLWHILRKVPEKLGSHGQYKCGLKSKLLSCVYDSLTIEEFENSWKSLNDTFNLHENAWLQSLYAEKEFWVPVYLKNSFWAGMSTTQRSESMNAFFDGYVHARTNLKEFVDQFDNALKKKVENENQADFNSFNFTIPCISHLALEKKFQDVYTNAKFKEVQQEIMGMIYCHCRFEKMEGVIAIYSVDDQVKAEDFIKEVTYTLYFNEAECEAKCVCGLFEMRGIICRHILAIFSAKKVRELPEKYILDRWRKDIKRAYTILPTSYDAVDQRPETVRYKRILRTFNEVITNAVSCDGHTEEMISNLYAMNEVWRTSKPSNTVSNVGGSTVNAFTEGSSKKVLSPHVVRGKGRPPCKRRMSTMEERVKKIKTKTANKRKDKGKSCTVRRRLDTEPLESTENQLGLSEMRMQENVQTPIIVNEESGQHPVMGTQESIQLGMDGTQPETEFGTQPSSFL encoded by the exons ATGACACAAAGGagtaaaagagagaaagatgGGACTGTGAAATATGTCACTGTGGGATGTGCTCGGGGTGGCAAGGCACGGAATAGGTCGTCAAACGTCTCCAAGCCTCGGCCAACAAGCAAGACAGACTGCAAAGTAAGGATGAATGTCATGTTAAAGGATGGGAAGCTGTGTGTGACATCCGTAGTTAACACACACAATCATGGGCTCAGTCCAAGAAAATCCAGGTTTTTTAGATGCAGCAGAGAAGTTAACGAGTCTGTTAGGAGGGTGTTGGATACTAATGATGAGGCTGGCATACGGATGAATAAGAGTTTCCATGCTCTTGTGACTGAAGCGGGTGGGTATGAGAACGTACCATTTGGAGAAAAAGATTGTCGTAACTATATTGACAAGGCACGACACCTGCGTCTTGGTAAAGGTGGTGCTCAAGCGCTGTTTCAGTATTTTAGAAGGATGCAAAACAAGAATGATGGTTTTTTCAGCCTCATGGAattagatgatgatgatagACTGAAAAGTGTGTTTTGGGCGGACGCCCGTAGTAGAGGGGCAGACAACTACTTTGGAGATGTGGTAACATTCGATACCACATACTTGACAAATAGGTATGGAATGCCATTTGCACCTTTTGTGGGTGTAAACCATCATGGACAGTCAATCCTTTTGGGTGCAGGCCTTATTTCAAGTGAGGATACAGAATCGTTTATTTGGTTATTTAAAACTTGGCTTGATTGCATGGATGGAAAAGCGCCGAATGCTATTATTACAGATCAAGATCGGGCAATGAAAAATGCGATCGCCATTGTCTTCCCGAACACGCGGCATAGATATTGCTTGTGGCACATATTGCGAAAGGTCCCTGAGAAACTTGGTTCACATGGTCAATACAAATGTGGCCTGAAAAGTAAATTGCTATCTTGTGTATATGACTCCCTTAcaattgaggagtttgagaattCTTGGAAAAGCCTCAATGATACTTTCAACTTGCATGAAAATGCATGGTTGCAAAGCTTATATGCAGAAAAAGAGTTTTGGGTGCCGGTATATTTAAAGAACTCGTtctgggctggaatgagtacaactcAACGcagtgagagcatgaatgctTTCTTTGATGGCTACGTGCATGCTAGAACAAACCTTAAAGAGTTTGTTGATCAGTTCGACAATGCTCTCAAGAAAAAAGTTGAGAACGAAAACCAAGCtgacttcaattcatttaactTCACCATTCCTTGCATATCACACTTGGCTCTTGAGAAGAAGTTTCAAGATGTATAcacaaatgcaaaatttaaggAGGTTCAACAAGAGATAATGGGAATGATATATTGTCATTGTCGTTTCGAGAAAATGGAGGGAGTAATCGCAATTTACTCGGTCGATGATCAAGTAAAGGCTGAAGATTTCATCAAGGAGGTTACGTATACTCTTTACTTTAATGAGGCTGAGTGTGAGGCGAAGTGTGTTTGTGGGTTGTTTGAGATGCGAGGGATAATATGTAGACATATTCTTGCAAtcttttcagctaagaaagtcCGTGAGTTGCCAGAGAAGTACATATTAGACCGGTGGCGGAAAGACATAAAACGGGCTTATACTATTCTTCCGACCAGTTATGACGCTGTTGATCAGAGACCTGAAACTGTTAGGTATAAACGTATTTTGAGAACTTTCAATGAGGTAATAACAAATGCAGTTTCGTGCGATGGGCATACTGAGGAAATGATTTCAAACTTGTATGCGATGAATGAGGTTTGGCGCACATCGAAGCCCTCCAACACGGTATCCAATGTTGGAGGAAGTACCGTGAATGCATTCACAGAAGGAAGTTCCAAGAAGGTGCTAAGTCCCCATGTTGTCAGAGGCAAGGGAAGACCCCCGTGTAAGAGGAGGATGTCCACGATGGAGGAAAGagtgaagaaaattaaaactaagactgcaaataagagaaaagataaaGGAAAAAGTTGCACTGTG AGGCGTAGATTGGACACCGAACCATTGGAAAGCACTGAAAACCAACTCGGCCTATCGGAAATGAGGATGCAAGAAAATGTACAAACTCCCATAATAGTCAATGAAGAAAGTGGACAACATCCAGTGATGGGGACACAAGAAAGT ATACAACTAGGAATGGATGGAACGCAGCCGGAGACGGAATTTGGAACGCAACCCAGCAGTTTCTTGTAG
- the LOC121252343 gene encoding heavy metal-associated isoprenylated plant protein 21, whose product MGALDYLSNFCTVTSTRSKRKPMQTVEIKVKMDCDGCERRVKNAVTSMKGVKSVEVNRKQHRVTVSGYVEPNKVLKRVKSTGKRAEFWPYIPQHLVYYPYASGAYDKRAPSGYVRNVVQAALPASNGAPEENIVSLFSDDNVNACSIM is encoded by the exons atgggtGCTCTTGATTACCTCTCCAACTTTTGCACTGTCACCAGCACAAGGAGCAAGCGCAAACCAATGCAG ACCGTTGAAATTAAAGTCAAAATGGATTGTGATGGCTGTGAGAGGAGAGTTAAAAATGCAGTTACTTCCATGAAAG GTGTAAAATCTGTGGAGGTGAACCGAAAGCAACACCGGGTAACAGTCAGTGGCTATGTGGAACCAAATAAGGTGTTGAAGAGAGTAAAGAGTACTGGCAAGAGAGCTGAATTTTGGCCTTACATTCCCCAACATCTAGTATACTATCCTTATGCATCTGGAGCCTATGACAAAAGGGCACCATCCGGCTACGTCAGAAACGTTGTGCAAGCTGCTTTACCGGCTTCGAATGGCGCGCCTGAGGAGAACATTGTCTCATTATTCAGTGATGATAATGTGAATGCATGTTCCATCATGTAA
- the LOC121252287 gene encoding uncharacterized protein LOC121252287 isoform X1: protein MPNNGKVMEDHFVLLVDRLLTESTLQAAIESKYWGQQTAPSTSKDLLSSSYRMDVNSSFSPSKLVECRICHDEDEESNMETPCSCCGSLKHAHRKCVQRWCNVKGDNICEICLQQYKPGYTAPPPLFHYGGIPINFSGNWEMSRRDLHNSQFMPMVATDSEILDADFDEYSAPTSRSLLCCRVIAIIFMVLLLLRHTLPFIISGAGEYSLTLLTLLMLRTIGILLPIYIMFRAFTAIQRRRHHQDSQSIATSDGTNNLPQHQSRFIRVL from the exons ATGCCAAATAATGGGAAAGT GATGGAGGATCATTTTGTGTTGCTGGTGGATCGGTTACTCACTGAATCTACTCTTCAAGCTGCTATTGAGAGCAAATACTGGGGGCAGCAAACCGCACCCTCAACAAGCAAAGATTTGTTGAGTTCTTCCTATAGGATGGATGTCAATAGTAGTTTCTCACCAAGTAAATTGGTAGAGTGTAGGATCTGCCACGATGAGGATGAGGAGTCCAACATGGAGACGCCTTGTTCTTGCTGTGGCAGCTTGAAG CATGCACACCGCAAATGTGTGCAAAGGTGGTGCAATGTGAAGGGAGACAACATCTGTGAGATTTGCCTCCAG CAATATAAGCCGGGTTATACAGCACCTCCTCCACTGTTTCACTATGGTGGTATTCCAATTAACTTCAG TGGAAATTGGGAAATGTCTAGAAGGGACCTGCACAACTCTCAATTTATGCCAATGGTTGCTACTGATAGTGAAATTTTAGACGCTGACTTTGATGAATATTCAGCTCCCACTTCAAGAAGCCTGCTTTGCTGCCGAGTAATCGCTATAatt TTTATGGTTCTTCTGCTTTTACGACATACTCTACCATTCATAATCAGTGGAGCTGGAGAATACTCATTGACATTGTTGACG CTACTGATGTTGAGGACCATTGGGATTCTTTTGCCCATCTATATCATGTTTAGAGCATTCACTGCTATCCAGCGTCGACGACATCATCAG GATTCTCAGTCCATTGCCACATCAGATGGGACAAACAACTTACCTCAGCATCAATCACGTTTTATTCGTGTGCTGTAG
- the LOC121252194 gene encoding protein MAINTENANCE OF MERISTEMS-like isoform X3, whose translation MSFEEKAKYTNHAREVWDNYLSTTPARTPKPRKQTKLVTRCSPGRLFNVLQRLTPEQKTAVKSMGFGSLLDLRCRTLRRSLCLWLLERFNTTRRSLEICGEWIPLSPKDVEVVMGLVASGKDVVNSGPDDLIADLRCSYNATNRGISVRLLEERLAAPEAGEDFKRSFVLYALGTLLSPTARLDVSPSFLHFLTNMDAVHQYNWGKFLLDRLVREVSRFRQGKQRAVGGCLLFLQLFYYESISVDGPGPFATAVVPCLSSWGEEEITEREKRERELGGYGLGEVICKERCLGMEPSECRDQLDGPPVHSITTTVVRGPTFGQEGNQADKAKMNGQITMREEQ comes from the exons ATGAGCTTTGAAGAGAAAGCAAAATACACTAATCATGCTCGTGAAGTGTGGGATAACTACTTGAGTACAACTCCTGCTCGCACCCCCAAGCCAAGGAAACAG ACTAAACTAGTCACAAGATGTTCTCCGGGACGTTTATTCAATGTATTACAGCGCCTCACACCTGAGCAGAAGACTGCAGTGAAGAGCATGGGATTTGGCAGCCTCCTCGACCTAAGATGTAGGACACTCCGCCGTAGTTTGTGCCTATGGTTATTGGAGAGGTTCAATACTACAAGACGAAGCTTGGAGATTTGTGGTGAGTGGATTCCTTTATCTCCAAAAGATGTAGAGGTTGTGATGGGATTAGTAGCTAGTGGAAAAGATGTAGTGAACTCAGGGCCAGATGATTTAATCGCAGACTTACGTTGTAGTTACAATGCTACAAATCGTGGGATTTCAGTACGACTTCTAGAGGAGCGACTGGCAGCTCCAGAAGCAGGAGAGGATTTTAAGAGGTCATTTGTCCTCTATGCCTTGGGCACTCTTTTGTCCCCAACAGCGAGGTTGGATGTTAGCCCATCATTCCTCCATTTTTTGACAAATATGGATGCTGTCCATCAGTACAACTGGGGAAAATTCTTGCTTGACCGGCTAGTTCGAGAAGTATCTCGCTTTCGTCAAGGGAAGCAACGGGCAGTTGGTGGTTGTCTTTTGTTTCTCCAG CTCTTTTACTATGAGAGCATCTCTGTTGATGGACCAGGTCCTTTTGCCACTGCAGTTGTTCCATGCTTGTCTTCATGGGGTGAGGAGGAGATTACTGAGAGAGAAAAACGAGAAAGAGAGCTAGGTGGTTATGGTTTAGGAGAG GTGATCTGCAAGGAACGTTGTCTTGGTATGGAGCCGTCAGAGTGCAGGGATCAATTGGATGGCCCACCAGTACACAGCATAACCACCACGGTTGTGCGTGGCCCTACTTTTGGCCAGGAGGGGAATCAG GCTGACAAAGCAAAAATGAACGGGCAGATTACTATGCGTGAG GAACAGTGA